The following proteins are encoded in a genomic region of Zea mays cultivar B73 chromosome 9, Zm-B73-REFERENCE-NAM-5.0, whole genome shotgun sequence:
- the LOC100193944 gene encoding putative pyruvate dehydrogenase kinase family protein: MALEPVARAVAEEVARWGAMRQTGVSLRYMMEFGVRPTERTLLLAAQFLHKELPIRIARRALDLDSLPFGLSTKPAILKVRDWYVESFRDIRSFPEVKNQEDELAFTQMIKMIKVRHTNVVPAVALGVQQLKKDLGGPKAFPPGIHEIHQFLDRFYMSRIGIRMLIGQHVALHDPDPEPGVIGLINTKMSPMTVARIASEDARAICMREYGSSPNVDIYGDPGFTFPYVTPHLHLMIFELVKNSLRAVQERYMDSDKLAPPVRIIVADGAEDVTIKITDEGGGIPRSGLSRIFTYLYSTAENPPDLDVHNEGVTMAGYGYGIPISRLYARYFGGDLQIISMEGYGTDAYLHLSRLGDSEEPLT; the protein is encoded by the exons ATGGCGTTGGAGCCGGTGGCGCGGGCGGTGGCGGAGGAGGTGGCGCGCTGGGGCGCGATGCGCCAGACCGGGGTCAGCTTGCGCTACATGATGGAGTTCGGGGTGCGCCCCACGGAGCGGACCCTCCTGCTCGCCGCACAGTTCCTGCACAAGGAGCTCCCCATCCGCATCGCGCGACGGGCGCTCGACCTCGACTCGCTCCCCTTCGGCCTCTCCACCAAGCCCGCCATCCTCAAG GTGAGAGATTGGTATGTGGAGTCATTCCGTGACATCCGGTCCTTCCCAGAGGTGAAGAACCAGGAAGATGAACTCGCCTTCACCCAGATGATCAAAATGATCAAGGTGCGGCACACCAATGTGGTGCCTGCGGTTGCATTGGGTGTGCAGCAGCTGAAGAAGGACTTGGGTGGTCCAAAGGCGTTCCCACCTGGAATCCATGAGATCCATCAGTTCCTTGATCGCTTCTACATGTCAAGGATTGGGATCCGGATGCTGATAG GGCAGCACGTCGCTTTGCATGACCCTGATCCAGAGCCTGGTGTGATAGGGCTTATAAACACAAAAATGTCACCCATGACAGTAGCTCGAATTGCTAGTGAAGATGCACGTGCTATTTGCATGCGGGAGTATGGATCATCTCCTAATGTCGACATATATGGTGATCCGGGGTTTACATTCCC ATATGTTACACCACATCTACATCTCATGATTTTTGAGCTGGTGAAGAACTCCCTTCGCGCAGTACAGGAACGGTATATGGATTCTGATAAGCTTGCACCTCCGGTTCGAATCATAGTTGCTGATGGAGCAGAGGACGTGACTATTAAG ATTACTGATGAAGGTGGTGGAATACCAAGGAGTGGTCTCTCAAGAATTTTTACGTATCTCTATAGTACAGCAGAAAACCCTCCTGATCTTGATGTACATAATGAAGGAGTAACTATGGCTGGATATGGTTATGGGATTCCTATTAGTCGTCTTTATGCTCGATATTTCGGCGGGGACTTGCAGATCATCTCTATGGAAGGATATG GAACTGATGCATACCTCCACTTATCACGGCTGGGAGATTCGGAGGAACCCTTGACTTAA
- the LOC100278142 gene encoding uncharacterized protein LOC100278142, with protein sequence MFPTVDEPSAAGAMVSSSFPDADAYGNGDSDGLDFPVDPNPNPVFSSPAAAAAPGSAGAAGERRQLFQRLWTDEDEIVILRAFAEFTAQRGTSFASHQYDTTPFYEDMRRRLNTGFTKNQLAEKIRRLKRKYRNCVERLRVAGSGFTFRSPHEQAIFEIARTIWRPASDKHGRDSDDEGGGGNVHDATFAPFAIDAAANGESAKSSRPRRGRRRRTGDFPADAVALPPAPMPMQVMTEDALPSFPQATAAAVMNGGCGLIVDPASGLPTALSSAAAAATAVSGGSTTENPILTALFKEMVRAMLSVVGSGGGTTALQGLEPPPPIAGVPMEGEKWRQQRIRELEVYLRRMDLLQDQARAALEELRSAPHAGGMNT encoded by the coding sequence ATGTTCCCCACCGTCGACGAGCCCTCCGCCGCCGGCGCCATGGTCTCGTCCTCCTTCCCTGACGCCGACGCCTACGGCAACGGCGACTCCGACGGCCTCGACTTCCCCGTCGACCCCAACCCCAACCCCGTCTTCTCCTCCCCGGCCGCTGCCGCGGCCCCCGGGTCCGCTGGCGCGGCTGGGGAGCGGCGCCAGCTGTTCCAGCGCCTGTGGACGGACGAGGACGAGATCGTGATCCTGCGCGCCTTCGCGGAGTTCACGGCGCAGCGTGGCACCTCCTTCGCGTCGCACCAGTACGACACCACCCCCTTCTACGAGGACATGCGCCGCCGCCTCAACACCGGCTTCACCAAGAACCAGCTCGCCGAGAAGATCCGCCGCCTCAAGCGCAAGTACCGTAACTGCGTCGAGCGCCTCCGCGTCGCCGGCTCCGGCTTCACCTTCCGCTCCCCGCACGAGCAGGCCATCTTTGAGATCGCCCGCACCATCTGGCGCCCCGCCTCCGACAAGCACGGCCGCGACTCCGACGacgagggcggcggcggcaacgTCCACGACGCCACCTTCGCCCCCTTCGCCATCGACGCCGCCGCCAACGGTGAGTCCGCCAAGTCTTCCAGGCCACGCCGTGGCCGGCGCCGCCGCACGGGCGACTTCCCCGCCGACGCGGTCGCGCTGCCGCCGGCGCCCATGCCGATGCAGGTGATGACCGAGGACGCGCTCCCGTCGTTCCCGCAGGCGACTGCGGCGGCGGTCATGAACGGGGGCTGCGGCCTCATCGTGGACCCAGCCTCTGGTCTGCCAACCGCGCTGTCATCAGCTGCGGCGGCGGCAACGGCCGTGTCCGGCGGCAGCACCACGGAGAACCCCATCCTCACGGCGCTGTTCAAGGAGATGGTACGCGCGATGCTGAGCGTCGTCGGCAGCGGCGGTGGCACCACGGCACTTCAGGGGCTGGAGCCACCGCCCCCTATCGCGGGGGTGCCGATGGAAGGGGAGAAGTGGCGGCAGCAGCGGATCCGGGAGCTGGAGGTGTACCTGCGTCGGATGGACCTGCTGCAGGACCAGGCCAGGGCGGCGCTGGAGGAACTCAGGTCCGCGCCGCACGCCGGGGGCATGAACACTTGA